In a single window of the Candidatus Saccharimonadales bacterium genome:
- a CDS encoding YidC/Oxa1 family membrane protein insertase, with amino-acid sequence MFTTIIVQPIFNLLVLIYALIPGHNFGLAIIIFTILIRLLLWPLVKKQLHQARAMRELAPEIKKIKAATKGDRQKESMLTMELYREREINPFASLLVAIVQIPILIGLYSGLRRIIDDPHQIISFSYPFMHNLPWLKTLAGDIHKFDDSLFGVVNLTRTAIESSGIYWTAMIIVVASAIAQYFQTKQLMPQDPEARSLRRILSEAGTGKQADQSEVNAAVGRSTQFLVPIMVFIIALRLAVALPLYWLVSSVVAYVQQSRALKKDADKADAAVGTDSRVKVESKVSTRKNKKTKKTSSKKRRRK; translated from the coding sequence ATGTTTACAACCATTATTGTCCAACCGATTTTTAACCTGCTGGTTTTGATCTATGCCCTTATCCCCGGGCACAACTTTGGCTTAGCCATCATTATATTTACGATACTGATCCGGTTGCTTTTGTGGCCGTTGGTCAAAAAGCAACTTCACCAGGCCCGAGCGATGCGCGAGCTGGCGCCCGAGATAAAAAAGATTAAAGCCGCCACAAAAGGTGATCGTCAAAAAGAATCGATGCTGACCATGGAGCTTTACCGCGAACGCGAAATTAATCCATTTGCCAGCTTGCTAGTAGCTATTGTTCAAATCCCAATCCTAATCGGTCTATATAGCGGCTTGCGCCGGATTATTGACGACCCGCACCAAATCATCAGCTTTTCTTACCCTTTTATGCATAACCTGCCATGGCTAAAAACCTTAGCTGGCGATATTCATAAATTCGACGATTCGTTGTTTGGGGTGGTTAACCTAACCAGAACAGCTATTGAGTCCAGTGGAATTTACTGGACAGCAATGATTATCGTGGTTGCCAGCGCCATCGCTCAGTACTTCCAAACCAAGCAGTTAATGCCCCAAGATCCAGAGGCCAGGAGCTTGCGCCGAATCTTATCCGAGGCCGGCACCGGAAAGCAGGCCGATCAGAGCGAGGTGAATGCCGCAGTTGGCCGCAGCACCCAATTTTTGGTGCCGATTATGGTATTTATAATCGCCCTTCGCCTGGCGGTAGCGCTGCCGCTTTATTGGCTGGTTAGCAGCGTTGTAGCCTATGTCCAGCAATCACGCGCCCTTAAGAAAGATGCCGATAAGGCCGATGCCGCGGTTGGTACCGACAGCCGGGTTAAGGTAGAATCGAAAGTCTCGACCAGAAAAAACAAAAAAACCAAAAAAACTTCTTCTAAAAAAAGGAGGAGAAAATGA
- the dnaN gene encoding DNA polymerase III subunit beta: MKLQVTQANLSKALNSVARIANTRNTLPILANVLLKAENNRLSIAATNLDIAITHFVGSKIETEGAITVPARLMQDFISSLPDEVINFDLSDNKLHITTDKYQSTINGISADDFPVMPAISGGSTWSMSTDQLKKSLSQVVFAASSDDARPVLTGVYFGNGPKGINIAATDSYRLAESTIAKAKDQVNFLLPASAAQDLLRIINDADSEVLITHDDQQVRFESGDITLVARLIEGNYPDYKKLIPSKFATVAKLKRAELANIAKVSSLFARESAGSITINASKTGAKVSINAIASQLGENTASAEAEVTADGEVTLNSRYLIDALNAFSGEMVEFCFNGKLEPCILRSASEPDYLHLIMPLRS; encoded by the coding sequence ATGAAGCTGCAAGTCACTCAAGCCAATTTAAGCAAGGCTTTAAATTCCGTCGCTCGTATAGCCAATACTCGCAATACCTTGCCAATACTCGCCAATGTTCTATTAAAAGCCGAGAATAACCGTTTAAGCATTGCGGCCACCAACCTCGATATTGCCATCACTCATTTTGTCGGATCTAAAATCGAGACAGAAGGCGCCATCACCGTGCCCGCTCGTCTGATGCAGGACTTCATAAGTAGCCTGCCGGATGAAGTAATTAATTTTGATTTAAGCGACAATAAACTTCATATAACAACCGACAAGTATCAGTCAACAATTAACGGAATTAGTGCCGATGACTTCCCTGTCATGCCGGCAATTAGTGGCGGATCGACATGGAGTATGTCAACCGACCAGCTCAAAAAATCTCTAAGCCAAGTCGTGTTTGCGGCTAGTAGCGACGATGCTCGTCCGGTTTTGACAGGAGTTTATTTTGGCAATGGCCCTAAAGGAATAAACATCGCCGCCACCGACAGCTACCGTCTAGCAGAATCGACTATAGCTAAAGCCAAAGACCAAGTTAATTTCTTATTGCCGGCTAGCGCCGCTCAAGACTTACTGCGCATAATCAATGACGCCGATAGCGAGGTGTTAATTACCCACGACGATCAGCAGGTTCGTTTTGAATCCGGCGATATTACCTTGGTCGCCAGATTGATCGAAGGCAATTATCCAGACTACAAAAAACTAATTCCGTCGAAGTTTGCCACGGTTGCCAAATTAAAGCGCGCCGAATTAGCTAACATAGCTAAGGTTTCTAGTTTATTCGCCCGCGAAAGTGCTGGCAGCATTACAATTAATGCCAGCAAAACTGGCGCCAAGGTTAGTATTAACGCCATTGCTTCTCAATTGGGCGAAAACACAGCCTCAGCCGAAGCTGAAGTTACTGCCGACGGCGAAGTAACCCTAAACTCGCGTTATTTGATCGACGCGCTAAACGCATTTTCTGGCGAGATGGTGGAATTCTGCTTCAACGGTAAGCTTGAGCCTTGCATTTTACGCAGCGCCAGCGAACCCGACTACCTCCACCTAATCATGCCTCTTCGCAGCTAA
- a CDS encoding N-acetylmuramoyl-L-alanine amidase, with the protein MRIFKSNQNLKRLSLMIVCSMLMIGVSFSGTLALSDEQIKLFDQGIYYFDAALSSSTPYCSLGSGTLPSQVPSPYNGIFTAAASKFGIPPALLASIFYGGEHGNSFPDPPPPYGHGSPWASSPTGAQGPFQFEPNTWPSYAQDGNGDGVKDVQDLTDAAFAGANYLSDLGGKTANNESAVRDVAWKYNEGPGGNPNPNGSYANNVWAAFQSFSGGGSGAPATVDTSTTTSAPPTGCSGSSSLGSITINQDGSFGTGDGLMGHPPTMIGVHYTAGNEQTVQDVISDLKDPTGSKHCNHVTHTCSVQLTVLPDGSIYQLTSRLDVVTENIINFNDADIGIEIVGKDESTLLGNQAQFKSVVALVAQLMQKYNIKMEQNFIQKSGLMGHMECDAWSGGHIGSKFSGIYSGDSSVESTDGHTDPGPTYMSNLRDALSKGGVS; encoded by the coding sequence ATGAGGATTTTTAAATCTAATCAGAATCTTAAAAGACTTTCATTGATGATTGTATGTTCGATGCTAATGATTGGGGTATCATTTTCTGGCACTCTTGCTCTAAGCGATGAGCAAATTAAACTATTTGATCAGGGAATTTACTACTTTGATGCCGCCTTGTCTTCCTCAACTCCTTACTGCAGCTTAGGTAGTGGAACCCTGCCATCCCAGGTTCCGTCGCCCTACAACGGCATTTTTACCGCTGCCGCTTCGAAGTTCGGCATACCACCGGCGCTTTTGGCGTCCATATTCTACGGCGGCGAACACGGCAACAGCTTTCCGGACCCGCCTCCACCTTATGGCCATGGAAGTCCGTGGGCCTCTTCGCCAACCGGCGCCCAAGGTCCATTTCAATTCGAGCCCAACACCTGGCCATCTTACGCGCAGGACGGTAATGGCGACGGAGTTAAAGATGTTCAAGACTTAACCGACGCGGCCTTTGCAGGCGCCAACTATCTTTCAGACCTGGGCGGCAAAACCGCCAACAACGAGTCCGCTGTCAGGGACGTAGCTTGGAAATACAACGAAGGTCCCGGCGGCAACCCCAACCCCAACGGTTCTTACGCCAACAATGTTTGGGCGGCTTTTCAGAGCTTTAGCGGTGGTGGCTCTGGCGCCCCTGCCACAGTCGACACTTCGACTACCACCAGCGCCCCACCTACTGGCTGCAGTGGAAGCTCCTCGCTCGGCTCTATAACCATAAATCAGGATGGCAGCTTTGGTACGGGCGACGGTTTAATGGGTCATCCGCCGACCATGATCGGCGTTCACTATACCGCTGGCAACGAACAAACGGTTCAAGACGTTATAAGCGACCTCAAAGACCCAACCGGCAGCAAGCACTGCAACCACGTGACCCATACCTGCAGCGTTCAACTAACCGTTCTGCCTGACGGCAGTATTTATCAGCTAACGTCTCGTTTAGATGTAGTGACCGAAAATATTATTAACTTTAACGACGCCGATATTGGCATAGAGATTGTCGGTAAAGACGAATCGACCCTGCTGGGCAACCAGGCTCAGTTCAAATCTGTCGTGGCCTTAGTAGCCCAGCTAATGCAGAAGTATAATATCAAAATGGAACAGAACTTCATTCAAAAATCTGGCCTGATGGGCCATATGGAATGCGACGCATGGAGCGGCGGTCATATCGGCAGTAAGTTTTCAGGTATATATAGCGGCGATAGCTCCGTAGAATCTACCGACGGCCACACCGACCCCGGGCCAACCTACATGTCTAACCTTAGGGACGCGTTAAGCAAAGGGGGTGTATCATGA
- the recF gene encoding DNA replication and repair protein RecF (All proteins in this family for which functions are known are DNA-binding proteins that assist the filamentation of RecA onto DNA for the initiation of recombination or recombinational repair.), with the protein MITSIRLQNFRSYKDGSFEFEPGVNIVVGPNASGKTNLLEAIVVLAHGSSYKAKDVNLMRHHASWTRLDGFFAGQERSLKLEQNDESLTKTYLINNQPFKRINLERSLPIVLFEPEHLQAITRGPDRRREYLDDLLERSVTGFKSLSAAYRRTLVQRNALLKKGSLLASQQIFAWNIRLAEHGSKIAEQRNRAVEDLNKNLAKTYSQIAGKNTKVEISYDHQMPIENYASRMVANLEKSLNKELERGFTLFGPHREDIIIKINNQPISATASRGEIRTMLLSLKKLELAIIEQARGQKPILLLDDVLSELDGARRQALVDMLKDHQSILTTTDADSTLGYFFKNTNLITMSKL; encoded by the coding sequence ATGATTACCAGCATCCGGTTGCAAAACTTCCGATCCTATAAAGACGGCTCATTTGAGTTTGAGCCCGGCGTCAACATAGTTGTCGGCCCAAACGCTTCCGGCAAAACTAACCTACTAGAGGCTATAGTGGTTTTAGCCCACGGAAGCTCGTATAAAGCCAAAGATGTAAATTTAATGCGTCATCACGCGTCGTGGACACGGCTTGATGGGTTTTTTGCTGGTCAGGAACGCTCGCTTAAGCTGGAACAAAACGATGAATCATTAACTAAAACCTACCTTATAAACAATCAACCATTTAAGCGGATTAACCTAGAGCGCAGCCTACCAATTGTTCTTTTTGAACCAGAACACCTGCAAGCCATAACCCGCGGACCGGACCGCCGCCGTGAATACCTAGACGACCTTTTAGAGCGGTCAGTTACGGGCTTTAAATCCCTGTCGGCGGCCTATCGCCGCACCCTCGTCCAAAGAAACGCTCTTCTAAAAAAAGGTTCGTTGCTAGCCAGCCAACAAATTTTTGCCTGGAATATCCGCTTGGCGGAGCATGGCAGTAAAATAGCCGAACAACGCAACCGGGCTGTAGAAGATTTAAACAAAAACCTAGCCAAAACTTACAGCCAAATTGCCGGCAAAAATACCAAAGTAGAAATTAGCTACGACCACCAAATGCCCATCGAAAACTACGCTAGCCGCATGGTGGCCAACCTCGAAAAAAGTTTGAATAAAGAGCTAGAGCGCGGTTTCACTCTGTTCGGCCCTCATCGCGAAGACATTATTATTAAAATCAACAATCAACCAATAAGCGCTACGGCGTCACGCGGCGAAATCCGCACCATGCTCTTGAGTCTCAAAAAACTTGAACTGGCCATTATCGAGCAGGCCCGCGGCCAAAAACCAATCCTTCTGCTCGACGACGTGCTTTCAGAGTTAGATGGAGCCCGCCGCCAAGCTCTCGTTGATATGCTAAAAGACCACCAATCAATTCTAACCACAACCGACGCCGACAGTACGCTTGGCTATTTTTTCAAGAACACCAACCTTATAACCATGTCGAAGCTTTAA
- a CDS encoding DUF87 domain-containing protein, producing the protein MALFGKKNKTPITPAMQQALEQQEVSSAFAKGVTALRDFIAPSSLVFNGNYFQLGTRYARTYYVYGYPRQLYTGWLSGMVNLDEVMDLSIVIHPVDSQVVLNNLRKKVSQLEAGIQIDSEKGRVRDPGKEAAVQDAEEMRDKLQVGEERFFRYGMYFTIYGGSMEELEFVSHKVESLLGQQLIYSKAATAQQEQGLNSCLPQFSDQLQIYRNMNTGAISTSFPFTSADLSQDNGILYGINMHNSGLVIFDRFSLENGNSVVFAKSGAGKSFTVKLEALRSMMLGTEIFIIDPENEYQKMCDAVGGAYVRLSLNSVTRINPFDLPKVIDTDDADNPLRSNLITLHGLLRLMMGGAQIEMQAANGAAVAPALTPVEEADLDAALIETYAKAGITNDPLTHGSTPPTINDLYDTLLHMGGTGPQLAQRLRKYTSGTFAGIFSQQSNVDVNNAMVVFNIRDLEDELRPVAMYIVLNYIWNKTKADKRRRMLVVDEAWQLMRYEDSANFLFSLAKRARKYELGITTITQDVEDFMASRMGRAIVANASMQILLKQSPTAVDVLSDVFKLTSEEKKRLSQFPVGQGLFFAGQNHVHIQVIASPTEQELITTTPTLEQEASPRAEVPLADSQLPSDLEAAQAQPASGV; encoded by the coding sequence ATGGCTTTATTTGGCAAAAAAAATAAGACGCCTATTACTCCAGCCATGCAACAGGCTCTGGAACAACAAGAGGTAAGTTCGGCTTTTGCCAAGGGCGTAACCGCACTGCGCGACTTTATCGCGCCGAGCTCGCTGGTGTTTAATGGCAATTATTTTCAGCTCGGCACCCGTTATGCTCGCACCTACTATGTCTACGGCTATCCTCGTCAGCTCTACACCGGCTGGCTATCTGGCATGGTTAACCTCGATGAGGTTATGGACCTGTCGATTGTTATTCATCCAGTAGATAGCCAGGTGGTTTTAAATAATTTGCGCAAAAAAGTTTCTCAACTAGAAGCTGGCATCCAGATCGATTCCGAAAAGGGCCGTGTCCGTGACCCAGGCAAAGAAGCAGCCGTGCAAGACGCCGAAGAAATGCGCGACAAATTACAGGTAGGTGAAGAACGTTTCTTCCGCTACGGCATGTACTTCACAATCTACGGCGGCTCAATGGAGGAGTTGGAGTTTGTCAGCCACAAGGTTGAAAGCCTTCTGGGCCAGCAGCTTATTTATTCCAAGGCAGCCACCGCTCAACAAGAACAAGGCTTGAATAGTTGCTTGCCGCAGTTCAGCGACCAGCTGCAGATTTATCGCAACATGAATACCGGCGCCATTTCTACCAGCTTTCCTTTTACCAGCGCCGACCTATCCCAAGATAACGGCATTCTTTATGGCATTAATATGCATAATTCTGGCCTGGTGATCTTTGACCGCTTTAGTTTGGAGAATGGCAACAGCGTGGTGTTTGCTAAATCCGGCGCCGGCAAAAGCTTTACCGTTAAGCTTGAAGCTTTGCGCTCTATGATGCTTGGTACGGAAATATTCATTATCGACCCCGAAAACGAATACCAAAAAATGTGCGATGCCGTCGGCGGTGCATATGTCCGCCTGAGCTTAAACAGCGTTACCCGGATTAATCCGTTTGATCTACCAAAGGTCATTGATACCGATGACGCCGACAATCCTCTGCGCTCTAACCTTATTACTTTGCACGGTTTACTGCGGTTAATGATGGGCGGTGCCCAAATAGAAATGCAGGCGGCCAACGGAGCAGCCGTAGCACCGGCGCTAACTCCGGTAGAAGAAGCCGATCTAGATGCCGCCTTAATTGAAACTTACGCAAAAGCCGGCATCACTAACGACCCACTAACTCATGGCAGCACGCCGCCAACCATTAATGATCTTTACGATACTTTGCTGCACATGGGCGGCACCGGACCGCAACTGGCTCAGCGTTTGCGCAAATACACCAGTGGAACTTTTGCCGGTATCTTCAGCCAACAGAGCAATGTTGACGTCAATAACGCAATGGTAGTGTTTAACATTCGTGACCTAGAAGATGAGTTACGCCCGGTAGCCATGTATATTGTCTTGAATTATATCTGGAATAAGACTAAGGCCGACAAGCGCCGCCGCATGCTGGTTGTTGACGAGGCCTGGCAGTTAATGCGCTACGAAGATAGCGCCAACTTCTTGTTTAGTCTGGCTAAGCGAGCTCGCAAGTACGAGCTCGGCATCACTACTATTACTCAAGATGTCGAGGACTTTATGGCCAGTCGCATGGGTAGGGCAATCGTAGCCAACGCCAGTATGCAGATTTTGCTCAAGCAATCACCAACCGCCGTGGATGTTTTAAGCGATGTCTTTAAGTTAACCAGCGAAGAGAAGAAGCGCCTCAGCCAGTTCCCGGTTGGACAAGGTTTGTTCTTTGCCGGCCAGAACCACGTTCATATTCAAGTTATCGCTAGTCCGACCGAACAAGAACTTATTACAACTACCCCAACTCTTGAGCAAGAAGCTTCCCCTCGAGCCGAAGTACCTCTGGCAGACAGCCAGCTTCCCTCGGATCTAGAAGCTGCCCAAGCCCAACCAGCTAGCGGAGTTTAA
- a CDS encoding glycosyltransferase family 1 protein translates to MDKIKHVVIDARPISSSGYGTYLRGLLENLGKIDTATRYTVLVWPDYDRKSLKLPANFSLQKANYPINGSLKEQFNLAWRLYRLKPDLVHFAITQQPLLYFGKSITTVHDLTALRFSNPSENFLKFKFKQLMFGFMLFWIGHKSKILITPSDYVRQDVARFAKINPKKILVTYEAATNYKDKPKKVAGLVGQKFVMYVGRPNPHKNLERLIEAMQIVQASHPELKLVLAGKNDKNYEKIKKLTQENNLTSQVIFTDFVSDGQLVWLYKNALGYVFPSLSEGFGLPGLEAMSYSLPVASSNASCLPEIYKDAALYFNPEDTKGIASKIIQLASSPGLRKDLIHKGLVLAKTYSWQKTAEQTLDIYKKVLG, encoded by the coding sequence ATGGACAAAATTAAGCATGTCGTTATAGACGCCCGGCCGATCAGCTCCTCTGGCTATGGCACCTATCTGCGGGGGTTGTTAGAAAATCTTGGTAAGATTGACACCGCCACCAGATACACAGTTTTGGTTTGGCCCGACTACGACCGCAAATCCCTGAAATTGCCTGCCAATTTCAGTCTCCAAAAAGCCAATTATCCGATTAATGGCAGCTTGAAAGAACAGTTTAATTTAGCCTGGCGGCTTTATCGCCTAAAACCAGATCTTGTTCATTTTGCCATTACCCAGCAACCGCTACTTTATTTTGGCAAGTCGATTACTACCGTCCACGACCTTACGGCTCTACGCTTTAGCAACCCCTCCGAAAACTTTTTAAAGTTTAAGTTCAAGCAGCTGATGTTCGGGTTCATGCTTTTTTGGATCGGGCATAAATCAAAGATATTAATAACCCCAAGCGACTATGTACGCCAGGATGTAGCACGCTTTGCAAAAATTAATCCTAAAAAGATCTTGGTAACTTACGAGGCAGCAACAAATTATAAAGATAAGCCCAAAAAGGTGGCAGGCCTAGTCGGCCAGAAGTTTGTTATGTATGTTGGCCGCCCAAACCCGCACAAGAACCTCGAACGTTTGATTGAGGCTATGCAAATTGTCCAAGCTAGCCATCCGGAATTAAAGCTAGTGCTAGCCGGAAAAAATGATAAGAATTACGAAAAAATAAAAAAGCTGACTCAAGAAAATAACTTAACAAGTCAAGTTATTTTTACTGATTTCGTTTCTGACGGCCAGTTGGTTTGGTTATATAAGAATGCCTTGGGTTACGTATTTCCTTCTCTGAGCGAGGGTTTCGGGCTCCCTGGCTTAGAAGCTATGAGCTATTCCCTGCCGGTTGCCTCCAGCAACGCTTCTTGCCTGCCAGAAATTTATAAGGACGCGGCTCTCTACTTTAACCCAGAAGACACTAAGGGTATCGCCAGCAAAATAATACAGCTGGCTAGCAGTCCAGGCCTGCGCAAAGACTTAATCCATAAAGGTTTAGTTCTGGCCAAAACATACTCCTGGCAAAAAACAGCCGAACAAACCTTAGATATATACAAAAAAGTTCTTGGGTAA
- the rnpA gene encoding ribonuclease P protein component: MISRKHRFHGYGSLKYVYRNGNTVRGPLFAVKSLHNPRRKSYRLAVVVSRKVNKSAVVRNHIRRRLYEVVRSLEDQIAEPYDIVITVFHDVVTEESPKKLASQVKKQLSQANIIGGPKT; encoded by the coding sequence ATGATTAGTAGAAAGCATCGGTTTCACGGCTACGGCAGTCTAAAATATGTTTATCGTAACGGCAACACTGTTAGGGGCCCACTATTTGCTGTAAAAAGTCTGCACAACCCGCGCCGCAAAAGCTACCGTCTAGCCGTAGTGGTAAGTCGCAAGGTTAATAAATCGGCCGTTGTCAGAAACCACATTCGCCGCCGTTTGTACGAAGTCGTTCGTAGCCTAGAGGATCAAATTGCCGAGCCTTATGACATTGTGATAACGGTTTTTCACGACGTAGTAACAGAAGAATCTCCCAAAAAATTGGCCTCTCAGGTTAAAAAGCAGCTTTCTCAAGCGAACATAATCGGCGGACCAAAAACGTAG
- the dnaA gene encoding chromosomal replication initiator protein DnaA produces MQDSALWQAVLGEIELSISRGNFVTWFKNTQLLRHKDDMVIVGVPNIFVKNQLERKFNDLVLNVLEKNGVKPEQIEYKIHTAYAQPLVQDTSVILKNPADQKTPVRPQAKTISNVTHSYRQGLNERYSFDNFVVGAGNELAYAACQAIAAKPGTKYNPLFIYGGVGIGKTHLIQAVGNAILANKPNARIVYASTEQFVQEFVDALRFKKNTSDFAGFYRSADVLIVDDIQFLAGKEKIQEEFFHTFNALHQANKQIIMSSDKPPKDIPTLEERLRSRFAWGMTIDMQTPDFETRCAILQTKASGHIELPRDVMEFLATRVQSNIRELEGALNQVIAFCEMRNVEPSMQLVASMFDINRTRPKHLNSRSIIEKTAKYFQVPIEDILGPKRDKDIVVPRQVAMYMLRSELHLSFPKIAHELGRKDHTTAIHSIEKIQKEISYDGPVKQYVSELKEKLYA; encoded by the coding sequence ATGCAAGACAGCGCTCTTTGGCAAGCAGTCTTAGGCGAAATAGAACTTAGCATTTCCCGCGGCAATTTTGTGACGTGGTTTAAAAACACTCAGCTTTTGCGCCACAAAGACGACATGGTTATCGTTGGAGTTCCGAATATTTTTGTCAAAAACCAATTGGAGCGTAAATTTAACGACCTGGTTTTAAATGTTTTAGAAAAAAATGGCGTTAAGCCGGAACAAATTGAATACAAGATTCACACTGCCTATGCTCAACCGCTGGTGCAAGACACCTCGGTCATTCTTAAAAATCCAGCCGATCAAAAAACACCCGTCCGTCCGCAAGCTAAGACCATTTCCAATGTCACTCACTCTTATCGCCAGGGCCTTAACGAGCGCTACAGCTTTGATAATTTTGTCGTCGGCGCCGGCAATGAGCTAGCCTATGCGGCCTGCCAGGCAATCGCCGCCAAGCCCGGCACTAAATATAATCCGCTCTTTATATACGGCGGCGTGGGCATTGGCAAAACCCACCTAATCCAAGCTGTTGGCAACGCCATCTTAGCTAACAAACCCAACGCTCGGATTGTCTATGCTTCTACCGAACAGTTTGTTCAAGAATTTGTTGATGCGCTGAGGTTTAAGAAAAATACTAGCGATTTTGCCGGATTTTATAGAAGTGCCGATGTATTAATTGTCGACGACATCCAGTTCCTAGCCGGCAAAGAAAAGATTCAAGAAGAGTTCTTTCACACCTTCAACGCCCTGCATCAAGCCAATAAGCAAATTATCATGAGTTCCGACAAGCCGCCCAAAGACATTCCAACCCTAGAAGAAAGGCTGCGTTCACGCTTCGCTTGGGGTATGACAATTGACATGCAGACGCCCGATTTCGAAACACGCTGCGCTATTTTACAAACCAAGGCTAGCGGCCACATTGAACTGCCACGCGACGTTATGGAATTTCTAGCCACTCGCGTGCAAAGCAATATCCGCGAACTCGAGGGCGCTCTAAATCAAGTTATAGCCTTTTGCGAGATGCGAAATGTTGAGCCGTCTATGCAGCTTGTTGCCAGCATGTTTGACATTAACCGCACTCGACCAAAGCATTTAAATTCGCGCAGCATTATAGAAAAGACCGCTAAGTATTTTCAGGTCCCGATCGAGGACATTCTGGGCCCTAAGCGCGATAAAGATATTGTGGTTCCCCGTCAAGTAGCTATGTATATGCTCAGGAGCGAACTGCACTTAAGCTTTCCTAAGATTGCTCACGAGCTTGGTCGCAAAGATCACACCACCGCGATTCACTCCATTGAAAAAATCCAGAAAGAGATCAGCTACGATGGCCCGGTTAAGCAGTATGTTAGCGAACTAAAGGAGAAGCTATATGCTTAA
- a CDS encoding R3H domain-containing nucleic acid-binding protein yields the protein MNQDIEEAILYAKKYLEDLLSFFGLNTDVYATTEDHEVIELEVPSTHLNGFLIGSRGDTLRSLQQLIASALKNQNFSHTRVNIDIAGYKKQHAEKLAKQAETWFKEVQKSGQPKELAPMNPADRRTVHKAADDYGLITESVGFGRDRHIVLKPGDKTTDAE from the coding sequence ATGAATCAAGACATAGAAGAAGCAATTCTTTACGCCAAAAAATACCTAGAGGATCTACTTAGTTTTTTTGGTCTAAATACTGACGTTTATGCTACCACCGAAGACCACGAAGTAATCGAACTGGAAGTTCCCTCGACACACCTAAATGGATTTTTGATTGGCAGTCGGGGAGACACGCTGCGCTCTTTACAGCAGCTAATTGCCTCAGCTCTTAAGAACCAAAACTTTAGCCACACCCGCGTTAACATTGATATTGCCGGCTATAAAAAGCAGCACGCCGAGAAACTAGCAAAACAAGCCGAGACTTGGTTTAAAGAAGTTCAAAAATCTGGTCAACCCAAGGAGCTGGCACCTATGAATCCGGCTGATCGCCGTACTGTTCATAAAGCTGCCGACGATTACGGACTAATCACCGAATCGGTTGGTTTTGGCCGTGATCGCCACATTGTACTAAAACCAGGCGACAAAACCACCGACGCTGAATAA
- the rpmH gene encoding 50S ribosomal protein L34, with protein sequence MPKRTYQPKKKQRSREHGFLKRMASRAGKKVLKSRRAKGRARLTH encoded by the coding sequence ATGCCTAAGCGAACGTATCAACCAAAGAAAAAACAACGCTCAAGGGAACACGGCTTTCTTAAGCGAATGGCTAGTCGGGCGGGAAAGAAGGTGCTAAAAAGCCGGCGCGCTAAAGGTCGCGCTCGCTTAACGCACTAG